The genomic DNA CGCAATCTGGGGGTGGGCATCAAGGTCAAGCTGATCCTGCTCAAGCTCTTCGAGCGTTATGTGCTCAGCGAGTGCGACCAACTCTATACCGAGGCCAACCAATTGCTGGCCGCCACGGGTGTCTTGCCGGAGCTCAAGGTGACGCCGGCGCGCCGGGTATCGGATCGTCCCCCAGGATAATCCCAGGCCCAATGCCGAGATCGCTGCCAAACCCAGCGATGCCGAGGTCGACGACAGCGTGCAGGAAGTGTTCGCCGCCCTGCAGAAACTCTTGATGCACGTGCGTGGCAGCGTGGCGCCGACCCTGGAAGCCAGCGTGCCACCCCAGCCGATTTCTACCCGTGACCTGCTGCGGCTGCTCTCGCATTTGCAGCAGTACGTGCCTGCGCCTGCCGTGCAGGACGAGTTCGACTTGCGTAGTCAGCTTGAACAATTGTTGACCCGGGTCAGCGTCAGGAGCGGCAAGTCCCGGGTGGTTGAAGGCGCCGATGAAGACGTGATCAACCTGATCTCGATGATGTTCGAGTTCATCCTCGATGATCATAACCTCCCAGACTCTTTCAAGGCCCTGATCGGCCGCCTGCAGATCCCGATGCTCAAGGTCGCGGTGCAGGACAAGAGCTTCTTCAGCCGCGGCAATCATCCGGCCCGGCGGCTGCTGAACGAAATCGCCGCCGCCGCCATGGGCTGGGGCGATTGCGACGATCATCAGCGCGACAGCCTGTACCTGCGCATCGAACAAGTCGTGCAGCGCTTGCTGAATGATTTCGTCGATGACCCGGCGATTTTCTCCGAGCTGCTGGCCGATTTCCTGGCCTTCACCAGTGATGAGCGGCGCCGCAGTGAGTTGCTTGAACAGCGTATCCGCGACGCCGAGGAGGGGCGGGCCAAGGCTGAGCTGGCGCGTCATCGGGTCGAAGGGGCGTTGAACCAGGTGATGCTGGGCAAAGTCTTGCCGCAAGCCGTGGTGGAGTTCGTGCAGCAGGCCTGGAGCCAGGTGCTGTTGCTGACCTGTTTCAAGCACGGTAAGTATTCCGCCGAGTGGCAGGCCGACGTCCTGACCCTGGAGCAATTGATCTGGAGCGTCCAGCCTCACGACGAGCCAGACGCTGGCCTGCGTTTACTGGCGATGGTGCCGGAGCTGCTCAAGGCCTTGCGTGAAGGCCTGAGTCGTTCGGCGTTCGACCCATTCGCCACCAGCGAGTTTTTCAGTGAGCTGGAAGTCCTGCATGTGCAGGCCCTCGAACGCACGGGCCAGGCAACGGAACAGGCCCAGTCGTTCGATTCGCCGGCGATGGTCGAGGTGTTGGAAAGAATCGTCCTGCGCCCCTCGCAAAAAACGGCGGGAGAGAGCGTGGCGGTGCATTTGCCGGCGGATGATGTCGGCCTGCTGCAGGTCGACCAGTTGCACCTGGGGAGTTGGGTCGAGTTCCAGGAGGACGATGACAATACCCTGCGTTGCAAGCTGGCGGCGATCATCGAGGCCACCGGCAAATACGTCTTCGTCAATCGCACCGGCCTCAAGGTGCTGGAGCACAGCCGCACCAGCCTGGCCCTGGAGTTTCGCCGGGGCGCGGCGCGACTGTTGGACGACACCCTGTTGTTCGACCGGGCGCTGGAGTCGGTGCTGGGCAATCTGCGCCAGCTCAATCGCGGCAAGTGATCGCGCAGCCCGGTCCGATCACGGCATACTGGCGGCATTCACCGTCGTCATCGAAGGAACCTCTATGCAGTTGGACTCCGCGAGCGGTTGGTGCGAAGGGGTGCGTCATTGCCCATCGCCCAACTTCAATGCGCGCCCGGAAGGCGAAATCTCCCTGCTGGTGATCCACAACATCAGTCTGCCACCGGCACAATTCGCCACGGGCAAGGTGCAGGAATTCTTCCAGAATCGACTGGATGTCACGGAACATCCCTACTTTGTCGGTATCGCCGATCTGCGGGTTTCTGCGCATTTTCTGATCGAACGTGACGGCGCCGTGACCCAGTTTGTCTCTTGTCTGGACCGCGCGTGGCATGCGGGCGTCTCGTGCTTCGAGGGGCGTGAGACCTGTAACGATTTTTCCCTGGGCATCGAGCTTGAGGGCACGGATGATCTGCCGTTCACCGACGCGCAATATGTGGCATTGGTGGACCTGACCCGGCAGTTGCAAGCGGCGTTCAGGGCGATCACTGTGCAGCGTATCTGCGGGCACAGCGATATCGCGCCGGGGCGCAAGACCGATCCGGGACCGGCATTCGACTGGGTGCGCTACCGCGCAGCCCTGACAGAAGGGGAAGGACAATGAGTTTTCTGGTGTTGCTGCTGGCCGTCTGGATCGAGAAGTTCTCGGCCCTTGCGCCAGCGGGTTCAGCGCGACGGCGGTTGGCTGCGCGAGCTGAACAAGCTCGAGGCGAGCCCACGGTGGGTCAACCGACCTTGGCTGGTGCTGACGGTGATGGTCCTGCTGCCCGTGGCACTGCTGGCATTGCTTTTGTGGGTGCTGGAGCCGGTGGCCTATGGTCTGCTGGCGCTGCCGGTGCACTTGCTGGTGGTGATTTACAGCCTGGGGCGCGGTGATCTGCTGGCCGCCCTCGGGCCGTTTCGCGATGCCTGGCGTCGGGAGGACCTGCAAGCGGCGGCCCATGTGGCCAAGCGCGACCTGGACATCGAGGCCGATGACGGTGAGCAGTTGCTGGAGCGGGTCCAGGGGCATTTGTTGTGGCAGGCCTACCAGAGCTTTTTCGCGGTAATTTTCTGGTACTTCGTGTTGGGCCCGGTCGCGGCCCTTGAGCTATAGACTGCTGGCGCTGGCCGCCGAGCACAGCCAGAACCCCGACGTGGCCGAGCGGGCCGCGCAAATGCGTCATGCCTTCGACTGGGTGCCGGTGCGGTTGCTGGCGGCGAGCTTCGCCCTGGTGGGCAATTTCGTCGCGGTCAGCCGGGTCATGTTGCATGAGCTGTTGAACTGGAACATCAGCGCCGCCGACCTCATCGACAAGGTCGGCCTGGTGGCTGGCGAAATCCCCAGGCCTGTCGCCGGGCCGGATGGCATCAATAGCTTGGACCGCCTCTGGGAATTGCTGCTGCGTGCGGCGGTGCTCTGGTATGCCGGGTTTGCGTTGTGGACGGTGTTGGCCTGAGAACACCAACACATTTCCTTGTGGCGAGGGGATTCTGTGGGAGCAAGGCTTGCCCGCGATAAGCGATGCGGTCTTTCAGAAATCGCGGCGTCTGCATCGCGGGCAAGCCTTGCTCCCACAGATAAATCCCCTCGCCACAGGGAACGGGCGATGTACCTCGTTAACCTTAAGTTACAAATCTCCCCGCCGATTTAGGCTATACAGGGACAGCGCCCGAATAGTGGCTTTCTGCTGTCTCCGTGCGCGAGCTCATAACAATAAGAACACTACCGGGAGACTTCCTTGTGAAGAGTTTGCTCTGGCCCGCCGTCGCGCTGATGAACCGCCTGAGCTTCGGCATGAAGTTCAGCCTGATCAGCGTGCTGTTCCTGCTGCCCATGCTGGTGACCAATTTCTTTCTGGTGCGTGATTCCTATCGGGAATTCCAGGGCACCCAAGTGGAGCTGCAAAGCCTCGACTTGTTGGGCAGCAGCCTGACCCTGCGCCGAGACCTGGAAACCCTCAACAACCTGGTGCAGATCAACGCCAGCCTGGGCCAGTCCGGTAAGGCCGGTGATGTGGAAGCGAAGATCGGCAGCCTGGAGCAACAGGTCCTCACGCGCCTGCAAGGCATGACCGCCATGGCCATCGAGCCTGAGCAGGTCAGTGCCTTCGAGGCCAAGCGCGACGAGATGATCGGCGCGTTCAAGGCCCAGCAGGCCGAAAGTTCCTTGCAGAGCAAAAGTGCGCTGATCGGCAAGTTGCTCAACAGCGCCCAGATGTTCAGCCAGATCATCGCCAGCCAGGCGGGACTGAGCCGCGACAACCAGAGCGACATCCGTCAACTCAGCGAATTGATCATCGGCACCACCCCCAAGGTCACCCAGATCCTCGGCGAAGGCCGGGCATTGGGCGCCTCTTCATTGGGGCTGGGCTTTCTCAATTCGGCCTCGAGCACCCGTTTCGACGAGTTGCTGGCGCAGATCGAAAAGCTCCAGGGCGAGTACGACTTGAAACTGCAGGACGCCCTCGGCTCCAGCAAGGCGGCCGGACAAGCCCTTGCCACCCAGGCCGATAGCAGCAAGAGCACCCTCAAGAACGCTTCGGAACTGATCGAGGAACAGGTGGTGATGGCCGACACCCTCGATGCGCCCTGGTCGGCATTCTTTGACCAGGTCAGCGGCCTGATGGAGCAGACTTATCGGTTGAACGAAGCGACCCAGGGTTTTCTCGGTGTGCAGTTGCAACAACGTCTGGAGCAAAATCGCAGCCATATGGTGCTGCAAGCCGTGGCGCTGGTGGCGGTGTTCCTGTTGATTTTTTACCTGTATGCCGGCTTCTACGCGTCGACCCGCACCACCCTCCAGCACCTCGGCCAGATGATGGACAAAGTGGCGGCGGGGGACATGACGGTCAATTTTGTAGCGCGCAGCAAGGACGAACTGGGCGAATTGGGTGAAGTGTTCAACGGTACGGTGGCGAAGATCCATGACCTGATCGAACAGGTCGGCCGCACCGTCGCGGAAGTCGAACGCCAGGCCGGGCAGGTGGAAACGGTATCGGCCCAGAGCAACCAGGCGGTCGCCGGCCAGCGCAGCCAGATCGAACTGGTGGCCACGGCGATGAACCAGATGTCGGCCACGGCCCAGGAAGTGGCCCGCAGTGCCGCCGCTGCCGTGAGCAGTGCCCACAGCGTGAACGACGAGACCCTCAGCGGGCGCGGGCTGGTGGAGTCCCAGCAGGGCAGCATCGCCCGCTTGGCCAGCGAGATCGATCAGTCGGTGCAGGTGATCAATCAACTGGCGACCGACAGCCAGGCCATCAGCCGCGTGCTGGATGTGATCAAGAGCATCGCCGAGCAGACCAACCTGCTGGCCCTCAATGCCGCCATCGAAGCCGCCCGGGCCGGTGAGCAGGGTCGGGGTTTTGCGGTGGTGGCCGATGAAGTGCGGACCCTGGCCAAGCGGACTCAGCAATCGACCGAAGAAATCGAAGCGATGATCACCCGCCTGCACGGCGGAGTCGGCGCCGCCGTCAAGGCGATGGGCACCAGCCATGAGATGGCCAGTGGCACGGTCGGCCAATCGGAAAAAGTCCAACAGGCCTTGGAAAATATCCTCGGTGCGGTCGGCATGATCGTCGACCAGAACCAGCAGATCGCCGCCGCCGTGGAGCAACAGACGGCCGTGGCCCATGACATCGACCAGAACATCGTCGAGATCAACCGAGCTGGCGAACGTACGGCCGAAGGCGCGCACCAGACCGAAAACGCCAGCCGCGAACTGTCCGCCCAGGTGGTGCAGCTCAAGCAGTTGATCAATGCATTCAGGGTGTGATCGCCACTGATTCACCGCAGGTCCAGTGTGGGAGCGAGCTTGCTCGCGATAGCGGTGTATCGGTCAAAAACAGGTTGCCTGACACTCCGCTATCGCGAGCAAGCTCGCTCCCACAGGAGGCTGTCACCAATTGAACAGTTGGCGGGCGTTGGCCGTGCTGGCCTCGGCCAGACGCTCAGGCGTCACCGCCATGATCCCGGCCAGCGCCTCGCAAATCGCCGGCAAATGCGCCGGGCTGTTGCGTTGGCCGGGAAACATCGCCGGGGCCATGTCCGGTGAGTCGGTTTCCAGCACCACCGCCTCCAGCGGTAACTTCGCCAGCACCCGGTGCATGCGCAGGGCCTGGGGCCAGGTCGCGGCACCGCCGAGGCCGAGCTTGAAGCCGAGCTTGATGTATTCGCGGGCCTCTTCGAAACTGCCGGCGAAGGCGTGGATGATCCCCGCGCGCGCCGGGCGAATGCGCTTGAGTGTGGCGATCACGGCGGCATGGCTGCGGCGCACGTGGATCAGCGCTGGCAGTTCAAACTCCACGGCCAATTCCAGTTGCGCTTCGAACAGCGCTTGCTGGCGCTCGCGGTCGAGGGTCTCGATGTAGTAGTCCAGGCCGATTTCCCCCACCGCACATAATTGCCGATGCCCGGCCAGACGGCTCAGCCAGTCGCGCAGCAGCGCCACGTCGTCGGGTTGATGCTGGTCGAGGTGCACCGGGTGCAGGCCCAGGGCGGCATGCAGGTCCGGGTCGCTCTGCACCAGGTCCCAGACCCGCTGCCAATTGTCCCGGTACACCCCCAGGACCACCATTTGCCGCACGCCCAAGGCGCGGCTTTCGGCCAGCAGCGCCGGGCGGTCCGCGTCAAAGTCCGGAAAGTCCAGGTGGGTGTGGGTGTCGATCAACTCCATGCATCAATCCTGAAGAAACGTCAGCCCTGGTGGATCCGCTGCTTGAACGTCCGCGCGATGGCCTGCACGCCAGGCTGGTAGTCATCGTTTTCGATGGCCGCCAGGGCCAGTTCCAGGGCTTTGGCGGCGATCAGCTGATGTTGTTGGGACATGGCATTGACCGGCAGCGGCAGGAAATCCAGCAATTGCGTGTCACCAAACGTGCCCAGGCGCAGCGGACGCGTCTTGAGCGGGAAATCGTGCAGGGCGTCGAACACCCCTTGCAGCAGCACGTAAGATGTCGTGATCAGCGCATCGGGCAGGTGCCCCAGGCGCGCGAGCATTTCATCCATCAACTGACGACCGCATTCACGGCTGAACGACTCGCCATGCTCGATCAGCACCTGGCCCTCGAACCCAGCCAGGGCTTCGCGAAAACCGGCGGCCCGTTCCTGACTGATGCTCAATTCGGGGCGGGCGCTGATCAAGGCGATTTGCCGCGGGTGGGTTTCCAGCAGGCTGCGCGTCAGGTGTAGGCTGGCCTGGCGGTCGTCGCTGATCACCGAGCAGAACCGCGCCGGTTCCATCACCCGGTCGATGGCGATGATCGGAATGCCCTTGGCCTGCAATTGCAGGTAGCTGTCGTCGCCGGCCGGCAGGCAACTGGCGACGATCAGCGCATCGCAGCGCCGGGCGCGGAACAATTGCAATAGCTGCCGCTCACTGTCGGGCGCATCATCGGAACTGGCGATCAGCAACTGATAGCCCCTGGCCCGTGCGCCTTGTTCCAGCAACTTGGCGATGCGGGCGTAACTGGGGTTTTCCAGGTCTGGCAGGATGAAGCCCAGGGTCCGCGTATGCCGGCTGCGCAGCCCGGCGGCCTGGGGGTTGGGCGTGAAGCCGTGTTCCTCGACCACCGCCCGCACCCGTTCGACGGTGGCGCTGCTGATGCGTTGCTGTTCGGCCTTGCCATTGATGACATAGCTGGCGGTGGTCACGGACACACCGGCCAATTGGGCAATATCACTGAGTTTCAACCCGGTTTTCCTTGTTTTTTCGAGTTAGCCCCGACGATAAGGGCCATCCTACCCGATTCAAGCCGACGGTTACCGTCCAAGCGCTTACGACAAGTTGCACTTCAACGATGAGAGATTATCGAGTAACGTGCCAATCTTTCTAGATTAAACGTTTCAGCAAGCGTATTTTCAAGGCTAGCAGGATTTTTGGCCGTGCTGCCGCGATACCGCCAAAAGCCGTCCTGTAACGCTAAGCTGATTCATTCAAAACAATACCTGGCGCCAACCCGGTCGCCAAAAAGGAGAAAGCATGCTCGAGCTCACTCTAGAGCAGATATCCATGGCGCAGACGGCTGTGGATAAAGACGCTGCACTGCAACTGCTCGCCGACAAACTGGTGGCCGATGGCCTGGTGGCTGAGGGTTACCTCGCCGGCTTGCAGGCTCGCGAAGCCCAGGGTTCGACCTTTCTTGGCCAAGGTATTGCTATCCCCCACGGCACCCCGCAGACCCGCGACCTGGTCTATTCCACCGGCGTGCGCCTGCTGCAATTCCCCGAAGGCGTGGACTGGGGCGATGGTCAGATTGTCTACCTGGCCATCGGCATTGCTGCCAAGTCCGACGAACACCTGCGCCTGTTGCAACTGCTGACCCGCGCCCTCGGCGAGACGGACCTGGGCCAGGCCCTGCGCCGTGCCGG from Pseudomonas beijingensis includes the following:
- the ampD gene encoding 1,6-anhydro-N-acetylmuramyl-L-alanine amidase AmpD; translated protein: MQLDSASGWCEGVRHCPSPNFNARPEGEISLLVIHNISLPPAQFATGKVQEFFQNRLDVTEHPYFVGIADLRVSAHFLIERDGAVTQFVSCLDRAWHAGVSCFEGRETCNDFSLGIELEGTDDLPFTDAQYVALVDLTRQLQAAFRAITVQRICGHSDIAPGRKTDPGPAFDWVRYRAALTEGEGQ
- a CDS encoding methyl-accepting chemotaxis protein, which gives rise to MSATAQEVARSAAAAVSSAHSVNDETLSGRGLVESQQGSIARLASEIDQSVQVINQLATDSQAISRVLDVIKSIAEQTNLLALNAAIEAARAGEQGRGFAVVADEVRTLAKRTQQSTEEIEAMITRLHGGVGAAVKAMGTSHEMASGTVGQSEKVQQALENILGAVGMIVDQNQQIAAAVEQQTAVAHDIDQNIVEINRAGERTAEGAHQTENASRELSAQVVQLKQLINAFRV
- a CDS encoding TatD family hydrolase; its protein translation is MELIDTHTHLDFPDFDADRPALLAESRALGVRQMVVLGVYRDNWQRVWDLVQSDPDLHAALGLHPVHLDQHQPDDVALLRDWLSRLAGHRQLCAVGEIGLDYYIETLDRERQQALFEAQLELAVEFELPALIHVRRSHAAVIATLKRIRPARAGIIHAFAGSFEEAREYIKLGFKLGLGGAATWPQALRMHRVLAKLPLEAVVLETDSPDMAPAMFPGQRNSPAHLPAICEALAGIMAVTPERLAEASTANARQLFNW
- the cra gene encoding catabolite repressor/activator — encoded protein: MKLSDIAQLAGVSVTTASYVINGKAEQQRISSATVERVRAVVEEHGFTPNPQAAGLRSRHTRTLGFILPDLENPSYARIAKLLEQGARARGYQLLIASSDDAPDSERQLLQLFRARRCDALIVASCLPAGDDSYLQLQAKGIPIIAIDRVMEPARFCSVISDDRQASLHLTRSLLETHPRQIALISARPELSISQERAAGFREALAGFEGQVLIEHGESFSRECGRQLMDEMLARLGHLPDALITTSYVLLQGVFDALHDFPLKTRPLRLGTFGDTQLLDFLPLPVNAMSQQHQLIAAKALELALAAIENDDYQPGVQAIARTFKQRIHQG